One genomic segment of [Phormidium] sp. ETS-05 includes these proteins:
- a CDS encoding Fur family transcriptional regulator, whose amino-acid sequence MAFYTEAGIKAVLKDRGLRLTPQRERILRIFQTLPQGKHLNAEEIYQILRRQEELEGSSGGRQIGLATVYRTVKLMALLGILRELELAEGHKHYELNQPSPQHHHHLVCVNCHKTIEFTNDAVLQICRKQADSAQFDMLDCQMTIHAICPEAVERGWPSVLPEDWECPRSGWSRASSQFG is encoded by the coding sequence ATGGCATTTTATACTGAAGCTGGAATCAAAGCGGTCCTCAAAGACCGGGGATTGCGTTTGACACCTCAGCGCGAGAGGATTTTGCGGATTTTTCAAACTCTCCCCCAGGGTAAACACCTGAACGCAGAAGAAATCTACCAGATACTGCGCCGCCAAGAAGAGTTGGAGGGTAGCTCCGGGGGGCGACAGATTGGTTTAGCCACGGTTTACCGAACCGTAAAGCTGATGGCGCTGTTGGGGATTTTGCGGGAATTGGAACTGGCGGAGGGCCACAAGCATTATGAGCTAAACCAACCTTCGCCCCAACATCACCACCATTTGGTCTGTGTGAATTGCCACAAGACGATCGAGTTTACTAATGACGCTGTTTTGCAAATTTGTCGCAAGCAGGCGGACTCTGCACAGTTTGATATGTTGGACTGCCAAATGACTATTCACGCCATCTGTCCCGAGGCGGTGGAGCGTGGTTGGCCTTCCGTCCTGCCCGAAGATTGGGAATGCCCTAGGTCCGGCTGGTCGCGAGCATCCTCTCAGTTTGGCTAG
- a CDS encoding BrnT family toxin translates to MNKITFPWDEEKNKINQEKHGISFEEAESVFFDDYAVQFWDEAHSQDEESFLLLGLSSKMRILLVVHCFREEDSIIRIISARKATKNESKEYRR, encoded by the coding sequence ATGAATAAAATAACCTTTCCGTGGGATGAGGAAAAAAACAAAATTAATCAAGAGAAGCATGGCATTTCTTTTGAAGAAGCTGAGTCAGTTTTCTTTGATGATTATGCGGTTCAATTTTGGGATGAAGCACACTCACAAGATGAAGAAAGTTTTTTGCTTCTAGGATTAAGTTCTAAAATGAGGATTTTACTGGTAGTACATTGTTTTAGAGAAGAAGATTCTATCATTAGAATCATATCTGCCAGAAAAGCTACTAAAAACGAAAGTAAAGAATATAGGAGATAA
- a CDS encoding Fe(3+) ABC transporter substrate-binding protein, whose translation MQKITRRVFLAGGAAMAAVAVGELGSGRTSLAQGGTVNLYSARHYDTDSQLYSSFTSKTGIKVNLVQGSAEELLERIKSEGANSPADVLITVDAGNLWRVDSQGLFQPVSSQVLQAIPGNLRHPQGHWFGLSMRARAIMYNKNKVNPAQLSTYEDLAAEKWRGKILIRSSSNVYNQSLVASLIAVHGAQKTEQWARGLMANFARPPEGNDTAQITACAAGVGDIAIANSYYLVRLAKSSNPQERAIADRVGMFFPNQRDRGTHVNISGAGVLKYAPNKAGAIKFIEHMASTQAQQIFASGNNEYPVISGVPLDSVLQRYGTFKSDPINVASLGSNNSEAIKIMDRVGWK comes from the coding sequence ATGCAAAAAATCACGAGGCGGGTATTTTTGGCTGGTGGCGCGGCAATGGCGGCAGTAGCTGTGGGAGAATTGGGCAGTGGAAGGACTTCGCTGGCCCAAGGTGGTACGGTGAATTTGTATTCGGCTCGCCACTATGACACTGATAGTCAGCTCTATAGCAGCTTTACTTCTAAAACCGGGATTAAGGTGAATTTGGTGCAGGGTAGCGCTGAGGAATTGCTGGAACGGATTAAAAGTGAGGGCGCGAATAGTCCGGCGGATGTTTTGATTACGGTGGATGCGGGAAACCTTTGGCGTGTGGACAGTCAGGGGTTATTCCAGCCGGTGTCTTCCCAAGTGTTGCAGGCGATTCCGGGCAATTTGCGCCATCCGCAAGGACATTGGTTTGGCTTGTCGATGCGGGCTCGGGCGATTATGTATAACAAAAATAAGGTGAATCCGGCCCAGCTATCGACTTATGAGGATTTGGCGGCGGAGAAGTGGCGGGGTAAAATTTTGATTCGCTCTTCTAGTAATGTTTATAATCAGTCCCTGGTGGCGTCTTTGATTGCGGTTCATGGGGCGCAAAAAACGGAACAGTGGGCGCGAGGGTTGATGGCGAATTTTGCCAGACCGCCGGAGGGGAATGATACAGCTCAAATTACTGCTTGTGCAGCGGGGGTGGGAGATATCGCGATCGCCAATAGCTATTATTTGGTGCGGTTGGCGAAGTCGAGTAATCCCCAAGAGCGGGCGATCGCCGATCGGGTGGGGATGTTCTTTCCCAACCAGCGCGATCGAGGCACCCACGTCAACATCAGTGGCGCTGGTGTCCTCAAATACGCCCCCAACAAAGCCGGTGCCATTAAATTTATCGAACATATGGCTAGCACCCAAGCCCAGCAAATCTTTGCCAGCGGTAACAACGAATATCCCGTAATTTCTGGCGTCCCCCTGGACTCGGTACTGCAACGTTATGGCACCTTCAAAAGTGACCCCATCAACGTCGCCTCCTTGGGTAGCAACAACTCCGAAGCCATCAAAATCATGGACCGAGTTGGCTGGAAATAA
- a CDS encoding pentapeptide repeat-containing protein — MRQHISAKAVLLGAIFSLVSGCSAPTANQNNDWLKTKECLNCDLTGANLKGADLTNAKLNGSNLTNANLENANLSGAFLDSVNLTGAKLKGADLSLAGLSQANLSNADLSNSKLAGAFLRGANLTGANLTDAKFNDADLGSANLEGAKLEGADFKGAIKPDGTIEK, encoded by the coding sequence ATGAGACAGCATATCTCCGCGAAAGCCGTATTATTGGGCGCTATCTTTTCCCTAGTGTCGGGATGCAGCGCCCCTACAGCTAATCAAAATAATGATTGGCTGAAAACTAAAGAATGCCTAAATTGTGACCTAACCGGTGCCAACCTCAAAGGTGCTGACTTGACCAATGCTAAGCTAAATGGTTCTAACCTGACTAACGCTAATCTGGAAAATGCTAATCTCAGCGGCGCTTTTCTCGATAGCGTTAATCTGACTGGGGCGAAGCTGAAAGGTGCTGACCTCAGTTTGGCGGGACTTTCTCAGGCGAATCTCAGTAATGCTGATTTGAGTAACTCTAAATTAGCCGGTGCTTTTTTGCGGGGAGCAAATTTGACCGGCGCTAACCTCACGGATGCCAAGTTTAATGATGCGGACTTGGGTAGTGCGAATTTAGAGGGAGCTAAGTTAGAAGGTGCGGATTTTAAAGGGGCGATTAAACCTGATGGGACGATAGAAAAATAG